One stretch of Chryseobacterium indologenes DNA includes these proteins:
- a CDS encoding type VI secretion system Vgr family protein, translating to MNEIQNYNLEQARQFMGKRLTVTFKYKDPEHENPERTFVGIITNVSFSKEKMSLGNIVLKGYSPTILMDSAPHTQSFGGGQSVNTSIIADRVIKEALGTNDFDFRVDTQNNSYINYSAQYCETHYNYLARIAEAYGEQFYYDGEVLHFGKLPPNEKSIKLIDGSNVNDVTIELKAVHTKPEYFGYNSSSHTKMLGVDNRIKHLGELSAKAYELNDNIFKTRSLTPTPINANMFRDVDDSQKSARGSKAVDVFTVSRETTVPFLYIGCVADLAMRKPDSNQTSHFTTLMIIEVSHEVDARGYYRGSFEAIAEGTGFMPKPNFEIPKAEPQVATVISNVDPLNQGRIQVQFDWQLNDTTSFIRMMSPDAGGTDAISQNRGFVAIPEIGDQVMVGFEYHNPDFPFAMGGMFHGNVALGGGVNNHLKSIQTRSGIRILMNDAEGSVNIIDPSGNTYFMDGQGNIMVTAPKNMTFNVGENMSINVGKNMTTTIGKNQITSVTQNITISAGNDISETATGNRMEISNSRTEIADDIALRQAKKAETFSGAIGITTTEENITIQGAKTIEWNSGEKSNLY from the coding sequence TTGAATGAAATTCAAAACTACAATCTTGAACAAGCTAGACAGTTCATGGGAAAACGATTGACTGTTACATTCAAATACAAAGATCCAGAGCATGAAAACCCAGAGAGAACATTTGTAGGAATCATTACAAATGTATCATTCAGCAAGGAAAAAATGAGTTTGGGAAATATTGTACTCAAAGGTTACAGCCCAACCATTCTGATGGACTCTGCTCCACACACACAAAGTTTTGGAGGAGGTCAATCTGTAAATACTTCCATTATTGCAGACAGGGTTATCAAGGAAGCATTGGGTACAAATGATTTTGATTTTAGGGTAGATACTCAAAATAATAGCTACATCAACTATAGCGCACAGTATTGTGAAACTCATTATAACTACCTTGCCAGAATTGCAGAAGCTTACGGAGAGCAATTTTATTATGATGGAGAAGTTCTACATTTTGGAAAACTTCCACCTAATGAAAAGTCTATTAAGCTTATTGATGGCAGTAACGTAAATGATGTTACCATAGAACTTAAGGCAGTACATACAAAACCTGAATACTTTGGTTACAATAGTAGTAGTCATACAAAAATGTTAGGTGTTGACAATCGTATTAAGCATTTAGGTGAGTTATCAGCCAAAGCTTATGAATTGAATGATAATATCTTTAAAACCCGTTCACTAACACCTACTCCCATTAATGCCAATATGTTTCGTGATGTAGATGATTCCCAAAAGAGTGCAAGAGGAAGTAAGGCTGTAGATGTTTTTACAGTTTCAAGAGAAACAACAGTTCCGTTTCTATATATTGGTTGTGTTGCTGACTTAGCTATGAGAAAGCCAGACAGTAATCAAACCTCACATTTTACTACTTTAATGATTATAGAAGTAAGTCACGAAGTCGATGCCAGAGGTTATTATAGAGGAAGTTTTGAAGCAATAGCTGAAGGAACAGGTTTTATGCCTAAGCCTAATTTTGAAATACCTAAAGCAGAACCGCAAGTAGCAACTGTTATATCGAATGTTGATCCTTTAAACCAAGGAAGAATACAAGTACAATTTGATTGGCAATTAAATGATACCACAAGCTTTATCAGAATGATGAGTCCTGATGCGGGAGGAACAGATGCTATAAGTCAGAATAGAGGATTTGTAGCCATTCCTGAAATTGGAGACCAGGTTATGGTAGGTTTTGAATATCACAATCCTGATTTCCCTTTTGCCATGGGCGGAATGTTCCATGGAAATGTTGCATTAGGAGGTGGAGTCAATAATCACCTTAAATCTATTCAAACCAGAAGCGGAATCCGTATTTTGATGAATGATGCTGAGGGTAGTGTAAATATTATTGATCCAAGTGGTAATACTTATTTTATGGATGGACAGGGAAATATTATGGTGACTGCGCCTAAGAATATGACTTTTAATGTTGGAGAGAATATGAGTATAAACGTTGGAAAAAATATGACAACAACTATTGGAAAAAATCAAATAACATCTGTTACACAAAACATCACAATTTCTGCTGGTAATGATATTTCTGAAACAGCAACAGGAAACCGAATGGAGATATCCAATAGTAGAACTGAAATAGCTGACGACATTGCACTAAGACAAGCAAAAAAAGCTGAAACCTTTTCTGGTGCAATAGGTATTACAACCACAGAAGAAAATATTACAATACAAGGAGCTAAGACCATTGAATGGAATAGTGGTGAAAAATCTAATCTTTACTAG
- a CDS encoding polyprenyl synthetase family protein, which produces MEFLDRYQQIVGDAINKYTFKDKPTELYEPMNYIISHGGKRLRPIMVLMACDLFGGDLKQAIKPALAIEFFHNFTLIHDDIMDEAPLRRNKPTIHTLHGINVGILSGDGLMLKAYKFFEDLEPEIFKACIRIFTHTGLLLCEGQQYDINFETQENVTFDDYIRMITYKTGVLSASSFEIGALIAKADFKDAKAIFNFGKHIGIAFQIMDDYLDVFGDQAQFGKKHAGDIYENKKTVLYLLAREHATEEERKELDYWYSKKTDNIDKIYGVEKIFRRTKVDEKALRLIEKHNEIGQSYLQKIDIPEEKKKPFIELANYLLRRES; this is translated from the coding sequence ATGGAATTTTTAGACAGATACCAGCAGATTGTTGGGGACGCCATCAATAAATATACTTTTAAAGATAAACCTACGGAGCTGTATGAGCCGATGAACTATATTATTTCCCATGGTGGAAAACGTCTTCGTCCCATTATGGTGCTGATGGCTTGTGATCTGTTCGGTGGAGACCTGAAGCAGGCTATAAAACCAGCTTTAGCAATCGAGTTTTTCCATAATTTCACCCTGATCCATGATGATATTATGGATGAAGCTCCTTTAAGAAGAAATAAACCTACGATCCACACTTTGCATGGGATCAATGTGGGGATTCTTTCAGGAGATGGATTAATGCTTAAAGCCTATAAATTCTTTGAAGATCTTGAACCTGAAATCTTCAAGGCTTGTATCAGAATATTTACCCATACAGGGCTTCTTTTATGTGAAGGACAGCAATATGATATTAATTTTGAAACTCAGGAGAATGTTACTTTTGATGATTACATCAGAATGATTACTTATAAAACCGGAGTATTGAGTGCTTCTTCTTTTGAGATTGGAGCTTTGATTGCAAAAGCTGATTTTAAAGACGCAAAAGCGATCTTTAACTTCGGAAAACACATCGGAATTGCATTTCAAATCATGGATGATTATCTTGACGTATTCGGAGATCAGGCACAGTTTGGGAAAAAACATGCCGGAGATATCTACGAAAACAAGAAAACAGTTCTTTACCTGTTAGCAAGAGAACATGCTACAGAAGAAGAAAGAAAGGAACTGGATTACTGGTATTCTAAGAAAACAGATAATATTGATAAGATCTATGGCGTTGAAAAGATCTTCAGAAGAACCAAAGTGGATGAGAAAGCCCTTCGTCTGATTGAAAAGCACAACGAAATCGGTCAGAGCTATCTGCAGAAAATTGATATTCCTGAAGAGAAGAAAAAGCCGTTCATTGAGTTGGCAAATTATCTTTTAAGAAGAGAAAGCTAA
- a CDS encoding GSCFA domain-containing protein: protein MKFRTEVDIPKSEKKIEIEDRIFSIGSCFASEMTELLKDGQLQTLNNPFGTIFNPFSINNAVKRLHDSEFYIEDELIIYNEEYISLDHHTSFDTRYIHQTLDKINGAIEIGNAFLQEADWIIITYGSSFIYEFLPKQKLVANCHKIPQKFFEKRLLTHQELTGSIYNTILELKDICKEGVQILFSVSPVRHTKDGMVENQLSKSKLITAIHESISLFEDCHYLPVYEILMDDLRDYRFYKEDMIHPSTQAVNYIFDKFGDSYFSDDTKDFIKENFKIMRALEHRTNDVKDPKFIEFREKLDQRIENQRKKVKHTIFK from the coding sequence ATGAAATTCAGAACAGAAGTTGATATTCCTAAATCAGAAAAAAAAATAGAGATTGAAGATCGGATATTTTCAATCGGTTCCTGTTTTGCCTCTGAAATGACCGAATTGCTGAAAGATGGTCAGCTTCAGACCCTCAATAATCCTTTTGGAACAATTTTTAATCCTTTTTCCATTAATAATGCGGTAAAAAGACTTCATGATTCGGAATTTTATATCGAAGATGAACTCATTATCTATAATGAAGAATATATCTCTTTAGATCATCATACAAGCTTTGATACAAGGTATATTCATCAGACTTTAGACAAGATCAATGGAGCTATTGAAATAGGCAATGCCTTTCTTCAGGAAGCAGACTGGATTATTATTACCTATGGGTCTTCTTTCATCTATGAATTTCTTCCGAAACAAAAACTGGTGGCCAACTGTCATAAGATCCCACAGAAATTCTTTGAGAAGAGGCTGCTAACGCATCAGGAGCTTACAGGTTCTATTTATAATACTATCCTGGAACTTAAGGATATTTGTAAAGAAGGCGTTCAGATTTTATTTTCTGTTTCTCCGGTAAGACACACCAAAGATGGTATGGTGGAGAATCAGTTGAGCAAATCCAAGTTAATTACGGCCATTCATGAGTCTATTTCTCTGTTTGAAGACTGTCATTATTTACCGGTTTACGAAATTTTGATGGATGATCTGAGAGATTATCGTTTTTATAAAGAAGATATGATTCATCCAAGTACTCAGGCTGTTAATTATATTTTTGATAAGTTTGGAGACTCTTATTTTTCAGATGATACCAAAGACTTTATTAAAGAAAATTTTAAAATAATGAGGGCGTTGGAGCATAGAACTAACGATGTAAAAGACCCTAAATTTATAGAGTTCCGGGAAAAGCTGGATCAGAGAATAGAAAATCAACGTAAAAAAGTAAAACACACCATATTCAAATGA
- a CDS encoding DUF4269 domain-containing protein, giving the protein MIDFTKIDYLKTGNEKQRKAYALLAKHRIFEKLKEYSPTLAGTVPIGIDIEGSDLDLIFEVDLRFEKDFLEDLMGSRFIPHDVRVEYPIVNGERCITLNFILEGVPIEIFGQNKPTIQQNAYRHMIAEHKILEEKGEEFKQKIIELKKQGIKTEPAFGILLGLENPYEDLLKF; this is encoded by the coding sequence ATGATTGATTTCACAAAGATTGACTATTTGAAAACAGGCAATGAGAAACAAAGAAAAGCTTATGCACTTCTTGCAAAGCATCGTATTTTTGAAAAACTAAAAGAGTATTCACCAACTTTAGCAGGAACTGTTCCTATTGGAATTGATATAGAAGGTAGTGATCTTGACCTCATTTTTGAGGTGGACTTAAGATTTGAGAAAGACTTTTTAGAGGATTTAATGGGTAGCAGATTTATTCCCCATGATGTAAGAGTAGAATATCCCATTGTAAATGGAGAAAGGTGCATTACATTAAATTTTATACTGGAAGGAGTCCCCATTGAGATTTTCGGACAGAATAAACCTACAATTCAGCAAAACGCTTACCGCCACATGATTGCTGAACATAAAATATTAGAAGAAAAAGGAGAAGAATTTAAACAGAAAATAATAGAACTTAAAAAACAGGGTATAAAGACAGAACCAGCTTTCGGAATATTGCTGGGCCTTGAAAACCCTTACGAAGATCTATTGAAATTTTAA
- a CDS encoding TatD family hydrolase yields MIDTHTHLYAEEFDQDRKETIQRALDKGITEFYLPAIDSESHEKMLQLDVEYPGKIFSMMGLHPCYVKPESWEKELEIVKNYLDQRHFPAIGEIGIDLYWDKTTLDIQVKAFEQQIDWAIEKDLPIVIHTRESFDETFEVLERKKHSKLRGIFHCFSGNLEQAQHAIDLNFILGIGGVVTFKNGKIDQFLNEVPLDKIVLETDSPYLAPVPHRGKRNESAYLDLVAGKLVNIYGKDFSEIDRITTENAKKMFINS; encoded by the coding sequence ATGATTGACACACATACCCATTTATACGCAGAAGAATTTGATCAAGACAGGAAAGAGACTATTCAAAGAGCTTTAGATAAAGGAATTACAGAGTTTTACCTTCCGGCTATTGATTCCGAGTCTCATGAGAAAATGCTACAGCTGGATGTTGAATATCCTGGAAAGATTTTTTCAATGATGGGGCTTCACCCTTGCTACGTAAAACCTGAATCCTGGGAAAAAGAATTGGAGATTGTTAAGAATTATCTTGACCAAAGACATTTCCCTGCGATAGGAGAGATCGGAATTGATTTGTATTGGGATAAAACAACTTTGGATATTCAGGTAAAAGCTTTTGAACAGCAGATCGATTGGGCCATAGAAAAAGACCTTCCTATTGTGATTCATACAAGAGAAAGCTTTGATGAAACGTTCGAAGTGTTAGAAAGAAAGAAACATTCCAAATTAAGAGGGATTTTCCATTGTTTTTCCGGAAATCTGGAACAGGCTCAGCATGCGATTGACCTGAATTTCATTTTAGGAATAGGGGGAGTAGTGACCTTTAAAAATGGGAAAATTGACCAGTTTTTGAATGAAGTTCCTTTAGATAAAATCGTATTGGAAACCGATTCTCCTTACTTAGCTCCGGTTCCGCACAGAGGAAAAAGAAACGAGAGCGCATACCTTGATCTCGTAGCTGGGAAACTAGTGAATATTTATGGTAAAGATTTCTCTGAGATAGACAGAATTACAACTGAAAATGCCAAGAAAATGTTTATTAATAGTTGA
- a CDS encoding DEAD/DEAH box helicase — protein sequence MNFTDLNLIEPIAKAIQEQGYTTPTPIQERSIPEILQGRDFLGCAQTGTGKTAAFAIPILQNLSKNKIPNKNIKALILTPTRELAIQIEENIQAYGKYLPLKELVIFGGVKQGNQEAALKKGVDILVATPGRLLDFIAQGIISLKNLEIFVLDEADRMLDMGFVHDVKRIIKLLPQKRQTLFFSATMPGEIQKLANSILNNPVKVEVTPVSSTADTIKQSVYFVEKENKLNLLSHILQNDIADSVLVFSRTKHGADKIARKLQKDEISVEAIHGNKSQNARQNALNNFKSGKTRVLVATDIAARGIDIDELKFVINFELSDVSETYVHRIGRTGRAGAEGTSISFVDGLDLLNLKNTEKLIGKKIPVIKNHPFHTDDLVAQKRDSNNKPVPAGGERSQKPNNNSRPNNRNKRKPKPSETPSTGFKKPKNKNFTRKK from the coding sequence TTGAATTTTACAGACTTAAACTTAATAGAACCTATTGCCAAGGCAATTCAGGAACAGGGATATACCACTCCAACACCCATTCAGGAAAGATCTATTCCTGAAATTTTACAAGGCAGAGACTTTTTAGGCTGCGCACAGACAGGAACAGGGAAAACAGCTGCTTTTGCTATTCCTATTCTACAGAATCTATCTAAAAATAAAATACCGAACAAAAATATTAAAGCCTTAATCCTTACGCCAACCAGAGAACTGGCGATCCAGATTGAGGAAAACATTCAGGCTTACGGTAAATATCTACCCCTAAAAGAGCTTGTTATCTTTGGTGGAGTTAAACAAGGAAATCAGGAAGCTGCCTTAAAAAAAGGGGTAGACATTCTGGTGGCTACACCAGGAAGACTTCTTGACTTCATTGCACAAGGGATTATCAGCTTAAAAAATCTTGAAATATTTGTTCTTGATGAAGCGGACAGAATGCTTGATATGGGATTTGTACATGATGTGAAAAGAATCATCAAACTATTACCTCAAAAAAGACAGACTTTATTCTTCTCTGCAACGATGCCGGGAGAAATCCAGAAACTGGCAAATTCTATCCTGAATAACCCTGTAAAAGTAGAAGTTACTCCGGTTTCCTCTACAGCAGATACCATAAAACAATCTGTTTATTTTGTAGAAAAAGAAAACAAGTTAAATCTTTTATCTCACATCCTTCAAAATGATATTGCAGATTCTGTACTGGTATTTTCCAGAACAAAGCACGGAGCTGATAAAATCGCAAGAAAACTTCAGAAGGATGAGATTTCTGTCGAAGCTATTCATGGAAACAAATCACAAAATGCAAGACAAAATGCGCTTAATAACTTCAAATCAGGGAAAACAAGGGTTCTGGTAGCTACTGATATTGCCGCGAGAGGGATTGATATTGATGAACTGAAATTTGTCATTAATTTTGAACTGTCTGATGTTTCTGAAACCTATGTACACAGAATCGGTAGAACAGGAAGAGCGGGAGCAGAAGGAACTTCTATTTCTTTTGTAGATGGATTGGATCTTCTTAATCTGAAAAATACAGAAAAGCTGATCGGAAAGAAAATTCCTGTTATTAAAAACCATCCGTTCCATACGGATGATCTTGTAGCACAAAAAAGAGATTCTAATAATAAACCTGTTCCAGCAGGTGGAGAAAGATCACAAAAACCGAATAACAATTCAAGGCCTAATAATAGAAATAAAAGGAAACCGAAACCGTCAGAAACTCCTTCTACCGGATTCAAAAAACCTAAGAATAAGAATTTCACCAGAAAAAAATAA
- a CDS encoding porin family protein translates to MKKNISLVLLFIISTLVSAQNSEISFGVKGGYSLSSMKFYGEKMDSKSYFYAGIVAEKPISSQFSVQAEVLYTQLGGSTSYPWTQLIGNEIVDVGNMKFDYKINQIQVPISAKYYFIPKFSASVGMNIGFNISSKTKISTMFGEDTGESEGLKTVNLFPFLGAEYKITEKFFVDARYNFNFFEMNKSNAVPTKIGFLQAGVGYRFK, encoded by the coding sequence ATGAAAAAGAACATTTCACTCGTTCTATTATTTATCATTTCAACTCTTGTCAGTGCGCAAAATTCAGAAATAAGCTTTGGAGTAAAAGGAGGCTATTCCTTATCCAGCATGAAATTTTACGGAGAAAAAATGGACTCAAAATCGTATTTCTATGCAGGCATAGTTGCTGAAAAACCTATTTCGTCCCAATTCAGTGTACAGGCAGAGGTATTATATACTCAACTAGGTGGCAGTACTTCATATCCCTGGACTCAACTAATAGGTAATGAAATTGTAGATGTAGGTAACATGAAATTTGATTATAAAATTAATCAGATACAGGTTCCTATTTCTGCAAAATATTATTTTATACCAAAATTTTCTGCTTCTGTGGGAATGAATATCGGATTTAATATTTCATCAAAAACAAAAATTAGTACTATGTTTGGCGAGGATACCGGAGAATCTGAGGGCTTAAAAACAGTAAACCTCTTCCCTTTCCTTGGTGCAGAATATAAAATTACTGAAAAGTTCTTTGTGGATGCCCGATACAATTTCAATTTCTTTGAAATGAATAAAAGTAATGCTGTTCCTACAAAAATTGGCTTTTTACAAGCTGGTGTTGGATATCGTTTTAAATAA